A region from the Pseudonocardia petroleophila genome encodes:
- a CDS encoding DUF4032 domain-containing protein yields the protein MRFIFRPPAAHAAGLLTLPWATPLEEWVDDHLLEVAQRGISRHVVRFVEVDGMVYALKEIDERLARREYRLLGELEAMEMPAVSVLGICVERGDGQDAILVTRFLDYSMSYRYVFSHGHTQQPTDQLIDAMVELLARLHLAGLFWGDCSLSNTLFRPDAGSVAAYLVDAETAELHPSLTDGQRGFDIDYAVERVGGELLDLQAGGLLPDDVDPIRIAAELPARYHALWDELTREELMRPDEQRYRVAERVDRLNELGFDVDEIELVTTAEGTRLKVHTRVAESGRHRHRLFVLTGLQVTENQARRLLNDVVSYRAYLEQKEGRQVPETVAGHRWRSEVYDRVMAMVPPELSDRLAPAELFHEILEHRWFLSEQAGTDVGTTAAARSYVQRILPATPKTLTVLPESGAPS from the coding sequence ATGCGCTTCATCTTCCGCCCCCCGGCGGCGCACGCGGCGGGGCTGCTGACGCTCCCGTGGGCCACGCCGCTGGAGGAGTGGGTCGACGACCACCTCCTCGAGGTCGCCCAGCGCGGCATCTCGCGGCACGTGGTGCGCTTCGTCGAGGTCGACGGCATGGTCTACGCGCTCAAGGAGATCGACGAGCGGCTCGCCCGGCGGGAGTACCGCCTGCTCGGCGAGCTGGAGGCGATGGAGATGCCGGCGGTGTCGGTGCTCGGCATCTGCGTCGAGCGCGGCGACGGCCAGGACGCGATCCTCGTGACCCGCTTCCTGGACTACTCGATGTCCTACCGCTACGTGTTCTCCCACGGGCACACCCAGCAGCCCACCGACCAGCTGATCGACGCGATGGTCGAGCTGCTCGCGCGGCTGCACCTGGCCGGGCTGTTCTGGGGCGACTGCTCGCTGTCGAACACCCTGTTCCGCCCGGACGCGGGCAGCGTCGCCGCCTACCTGGTCGACGCCGAGACCGCGGAGCTGCACCCCTCGCTCACCGACGGCCAGCGCGGGTTCGACATCGACTACGCCGTGGAGCGCGTCGGCGGCGAGCTGCTCGACCTGCAGGCGGGCGGGCTGCTGCCCGACGACGTCGACCCGATCCGGATCGCCGCGGAGCTCCCGGCGCGCTACCACGCCCTGTGGGACGAGCTGACGCGCGAGGAGCTGATGCGCCCCGACGAGCAGCGCTACCGCGTGGCCGAGCGGGTCGACCGGCTCAACGAGCTGGGCTTCGACGTCGACGAGATCGAGCTGGTCACCACGGCGGAGGGCACGCGGCTCAAGGTGCACACGCGCGTCGCGGAGTCCGGCCGGCACCGGCACCGGCTGTTCGTGCTCACCGGCCTGCAGGTCACGGAGAACCAGGCGCGCCGCCTGCTCAACGACGTGGTCAGCTACCGGGCCTACCTGGAGCAGAAGGAGGGCCGTCAGGTGCCGGAGACGGTGGCCGGGCACCGCTGGCGCTCCGAGGTCTACGACCGCGTGATGGCGATGGTCCCGCCGGAGCTGTCCGACCGCCTGGCCCCCGCCGAGCTGTTCCACGAGATCCTCGAGCACCGCTGGTTCCTCTCGGAGCAGGCCGGCACCGACGTCGGGACCACCGCGGCGGCCCGGTCCTACGTGCAGCGGATCCTGCCCGCCACCCCGAAGACGCTCACCGTGCTGCCGGAGTCCGGCGCGCCGAGCTGA
- the fabG gene encoding 3-oxoacyl-ACP reductase FabG, whose product MTNDQLTSDQRVAIVTGGARGLGAATALRLARDGMAVAVLDLEESAAKTPVDAIVAGGGRALAVGADVADADAVAAAVARVEAELGAPTVLVNNAGITRDNLLFKMTELDWDSVMGVHLRGAFLMSKAVQQHMVAAKWGRIVNLSSTSALGNRGQANYATAKAGLQGFTKTLAIELGKFGVTANCIAPGFIVSDMTKATAERIGEDWETYVSARAAQIPVARAGQPEDIAHTVSFLVSDGAGFVSGQVIYVAGGPKA is encoded by the coding sequence ATGACGAACGACCAGCTGACGAGCGACCAGCGGGTGGCCATCGTGACCGGTGGGGCGCGCGGCCTGGGTGCCGCCACCGCCCTGCGCCTGGCGCGCGACGGGATGGCGGTCGCGGTGCTGGACCTCGAGGAGTCGGCTGCGAAGACCCCCGTGGACGCGATCGTCGCCGGGGGCGGGCGGGCCCTCGCGGTGGGCGCTGACGTCGCCGACGCCGACGCCGTCGCCGCGGCGGTGGCCCGCGTCGAGGCCGAGCTGGGCGCGCCGACCGTGCTCGTCAACAACGCCGGGATCACCCGCGACAACCTGCTGTTCAAGATGACCGAGCTCGACTGGGACTCGGTCATGGGCGTGCACCTGCGCGGCGCGTTCCTCATGAGCAAGGCCGTGCAGCAGCACATGGTGGCCGCGAAGTGGGGCCGGATCGTCAACCTGTCGTCAACCTCGGCGCTGGGCAACCGCGGCCAGGCCAACTACGCCACCGCGAAGGCGGGCCTGCAGGGCTTCACGAAGACGCTGGCGATCGAGCTGGGCAAGTTCGGCGTCACCGCCAACTGCATCGCCCCCGGGTTCATCGTCAGCGACATGACGAAGGCGACGGCGGAGCGGATCGGCGAGGACTGGGAGACCTACGTGTCCGCGCGCGCCGCGCAGATCCCGGTGGCCCGCGCCGGTCAGCCCGAGGACATCGCGCACACGGTGTCGTTCCTGGTCAGCGACGGGGCCGGCTTCGTCTCGGGGCAGGTCATCTACGTCGCAGGCGGACCGAAGGCCTGA
- the arfA gene encoding channel-forming protein ArfA/OmpATb has product MSSADRSRDRSGPAWLPLAAAALVVPTVLAGLTLLWPRPQIEGELTRTATESLAAAGLTGAGVAFTGRDAVVTGLDGPDAARAVEIVQGVDGVRIAQLPAGGAGAETGPGDGTGTGDGAGPDAAASAPFGIARRGADVVLTGVVGSEAERDALVAAATEQAGGATVVDELTVTPGALPQPGVTTTSVGAIAALLGAVPADIATSIDGDTLTLTGTAPDSASAQAAGAALGALLPGTTVDNQLAVAGGGAAASGELDDAGKRELQTAIDALVAGAPITFEPNSPALTASGAATVDGIVTLVALVPGARVQVDGYVATGPGDGVLTAQELSDQRAAAVRDALVAGGVPADNITARGLGEGDTPAAQAAGRRVEITVV; this is encoded by the coding sequence GTGAGCTCTGCCGATCGATCCCGTGACCGCTCCGGCCCGGCCTGGCTGCCGCTGGCCGCCGCCGCACTGGTGGTGCCGACCGTGCTGGCCGGCCTCACGCTGCTGTGGCCGCGCCCGCAGATCGAGGGCGAGCTGACGCGCACCGCGACGGAGTCGCTCGCCGCCGCCGGACTCACCGGCGCCGGGGTGGCGTTCACCGGCCGCGACGCCGTCGTCACCGGGCTCGACGGCCCGGACGCCGCGCGGGCCGTCGAGATCGTGCAGGGCGTGGACGGGGTCCGGATCGCGCAGCTGCCCGCCGGCGGCGCGGGTGCGGAGACGGGCCCGGGCGACGGGACCGGGACCGGGGACGGGGCGGGTCCGGACGCGGCCGCGAGCGCGCCGTTCGGGATCGCGCGCCGGGGGGCCGACGTCGTCCTGACCGGCGTCGTCGGCTCCGAGGCGGAGCGCGACGCCCTCGTCGCCGCGGCCACCGAGCAGGCGGGTGGCGCCACCGTCGTCGACGAGCTGACCGTCACCCCGGGTGCCCTGCCCCAGCCCGGGGTCACCACGACGAGCGTCGGGGCGATCGCCGCCCTGCTCGGCGCCGTGCCCGCCGACATCGCGACCTCGATCGACGGCGACACCCTGACCCTGACCGGCACCGCCCCGGACTCGGCGTCGGCCCAGGCCGCGGGGGCCGCCCTGGGCGCGCTGCTGCCGGGCACGACCGTCGACAACCAGCTCGCCGTCGCGGGCGGGGGTGCGGCGGCGTCCGGCGAGCTCGACGACGCGGGCAAGCGGGAGCTGCAGACCGCGATCGACGCCCTCGTCGCCGGTGCCCCGATCACGTTCGAGCCGAACAGCCCGGCGCTCACCGCGAGCGGCGCCGCCACCGTCGACGGCATCGTCACGCTCGTCGCGCTGGTGCCCGGGGCGCGGGTACAGGTCGACGGCTACGTCGCCACCGGGCCCGGCGACGGCGTGCTCACCGCGCAGGAGCTGTCCGACCAGCGCGCGGCCGCCGTCCGCGACGCGCTGGTGGCCGGTGGGGTGCCCGCCGACAACATCACCGCACGCGGTCTCGGCGAGGGCGACACCCCGGCGGCCCAGGCGGCCGGGCGCCGCGTCGAGATCACCGTCGTCTGA